A region from the Sphingomonas sp. S2-65 genome encodes:
- a CDS encoding class I SAM-dependent DNA methyltransferase, producing the protein MNEQALVAKVWNYAHVLRDDGVSYGDYLGQISFLLFLKMDKERTDALGEASALPADANWDTLAGRAGEDLERTYRRILDTLSKRTDIVGTLFLKAENKIGDPAKLQRLVTLIGAETWMGLNVDVKGTIYEGLLERNAGEVKSGAGQYFTPRPLIEVITQLVDPEPDDTVHDPAVGTGGFLLAAYDHMKAKPAAKDRRVAAALRADKLSGTDIVAEVVRLCAMNLYLHGIGGATSPVQQKDALLDRGDKAFDVILTNPPFGKRQSFRIVREDGGIDSERQDYVRDDFTVTTGNKQLNFLQHIMSILKVGGSAAVVMPDNVLFEGGAGETLRKRLLEEFDFHTLLRLPTGIFYSQGVKANVLFFDRATPGTGIATRALWVYDLRTNQRFTLRERPLKRADLDDFVVSYGSKYGRAKRAETGHFRRFEYEELVKRDKLNLDLFWLKDASATDPDTLPPPAEIAAEIVDSLETALEKFRSVAAKLSPQT; encoded by the coding sequence ATGAACGAACAGGCGCTGGTCGCGAAGGTGTGGAACTACGCGCACGTCCTGCGCGACGACGGCGTGTCCTATGGCGACTATCTTGGCCAAATCAGCTTTCTGCTGTTTCTCAAGATGGACAAGGAGCGCACCGACGCGCTGGGCGAGGCCTCTGCGTTGCCGGCCGATGCCAACTGGGACACGCTGGCGGGTCGCGCGGGCGAGGATCTCGAGCGGACCTATCGCCGCATCCTCGACACACTGTCGAAGCGCACCGACATAGTCGGCACGCTGTTCCTGAAGGCCGAGAACAAGATCGGCGATCCGGCCAAGCTCCAGCGGCTGGTGACGCTGATCGGCGCCGAGACGTGGATGGGCCTCAACGTCGACGTGAAGGGCACGATCTACGAAGGGCTGCTGGAGCGTAACGCGGGCGAGGTGAAGTCAGGCGCTGGCCAGTATTTCACGCCGCGTCCCCTGATCGAAGTCATCACCCAGCTCGTCGATCCCGAGCCGGACGACACCGTCCACGATCCCGCGGTCGGCACCGGCGGCTTCCTGCTCGCCGCCTACGACCATATGAAGGCAAAGCCCGCTGCCAAGGACCGGCGGGTCGCCGCCGCGCTGCGCGCCGACAAGCTGTCGGGCACTGACATCGTCGCCGAGGTGGTGCGGCTGTGCGCGATGAACCTCTACCTGCACGGAATCGGCGGCGCGACTTCACCGGTGCAGCAGAAGGACGCGCTGCTCGATCGCGGCGACAAGGCATTCGACGTCATCCTGACCAACCCGCCCTTCGGCAAGCGCCAGTCGTTCCGCATTGTCCGCGAGGATGGCGGGATTGACAGCGAGCGCCAGGATTATGTCCGCGACGATTTCACCGTCACCACGGGCAACAAGCAGCTGAACTTCCTCCAGCACATCATGTCGATCCTGAAGGTCGGCGGCAGTGCGGCCGTCGTGATGCCGGACAATGTTCTATTTGAAGGCGGTGCAGGCGAGACGCTGCGCAAGCGACTGCTCGAGGAGTTCGACTTTCACACTCTGCTGCGGCTTCCGACCGGCATCTTCTACAGCCAGGGAGTGAAGGCCAACGTACTATTCTTCGACCGCGCTACGCCCGGCACAGGCATCGCAACCCGCGCCCTGTGGGTATACGATCTGCGCACGAACCAGCGCTTCACCCTGCGCGAGCGCCCGCTGAAGCGGGCGGACCTCGACGATTTCGTAGTGAGCTACGGCTCCAAATACGGGCGCGCTAAGCGGGCAGAAACCGGGCACTTTCGGCGCTTCGAATACGAGGAACTTGTAAAGCGCGACAAGTTGAACCTCGACCTGTTCTGGCTGAAGGACGCCAGCGCCACCGACCCGGACACGCTGCCCCCTCCCGCCGAGATCGCCGCAGAGATCGTCGACAGCCTGGAGACAGCATTGGAGAAGTTTCGGAGCGTCGCCGCTAAGCTAAGTCCGCAGACCTGA
- a CDS encoding helix-turn-helix domain-containing protein, whose translation MDRAKANGVYRGRKPSIDLAAVRSLRNEGIGPSEIAKRLGIGRASVYRVLRG comes from the coding sequence ATCGACCGGGCGAAAGCCAATGGTGTCTATCGCGGCCGCAAGCCATCGATTGATCTCGCCGCCGTGCGTTCTCTGCGAAACGAGGGCATTGGACCATCGGAGATCGCAAAGCGCCTCGGAATTGGGCGCGCGAGCGTTTATCGCGTGTTGCGTGGCTGA
- a CDS encoding type II toxin-antitoxin system death-on-curing family toxin, whose amino-acid sequence MSQEPVWLLPPELVALNKGIVERTGEPHMIAIPGALEAACGRPINAHAYGEDDIIVLACMTLLAIAEAHAFIQGNKRVALIGMELFLRNNGYTFDAPDVRTMSQAVYDAVNGELSLDDLVDLFDPFIIDHDGGELPAGLIHSMPAKIVDHEDRYRAAYKVMTNFGSRDITDMIVPRPTIEFFGKPKSNRDDQGG is encoded by the coding sequence ATGAGCCAAGAGCCAGTCTGGCTACTGCCGCCTGAGCTGGTCGCCCTCAACAAAGGCATCGTAGAGCGCACTGGTGAGCCGCACATGATTGCGATTCCAGGTGCGCTTGAGGCTGCATGTGGGCGTCCTATCAACGCTCATGCTTATGGCGAGGATGACATTATTGTCCTCGCCTGCATGACGCTACTGGCGATCGCAGAGGCGCACGCGTTCATTCAGGGCAATAAGCGCGTGGCTCTGATCGGCATGGAGCTCTTCCTCCGAAACAACGGATACACCTTCGACGCTCCAGACGTTCGCACTATGTCGCAAGCGGTCTATGATGCTGTCAACGGAGAGCTCAGCCTGGATGATCTGGTGGACCTGTTTGACCCGTTCATTATCGATCACGATGGCGGTGAGCTACCTGCCGGTCTTATTCACTCAATGCCGGCGAAAATTGTAGATCATGAAGATCGCTATCGAGCCGCTTACAAGGTCATGACGAACTTTGGGAGTCGCGACATCACAGACATGATCGTACCTCGCCCAACTATAGAGTTTTTCGGCAAGCCTAAGTCCAACCGAGACGATCAAGGCGGCTAG
- a CDS encoding recombinase family protein — MARTFAYCRVSTADQTTENQVREIDAAGFKVEPKRVITETVSGSVAAMERKGFAKLVDRLEDGDVLIVTKLDRLGRNAMDVRATVEALAAQGVRVHCLALGGVDLTSAAGKMTMGVLSAVAEFERDLLIERTQAGLSRAKAEGKALGRPSALNMEQKQLVIASRREGVSLGALAKQFGVSRAAIQRIEKQT; from the coding sequence ATGGCCCGCACGTTCGCATACTGCCGCGTCAGCACCGCTGATCAGACCACCGAGAACCAAGTGCGGGAGATTGATGCAGCGGGGTTCAAGGTCGAACCTAAGCGCGTCATCACCGAGACTGTCTCAGGTTCCGTTGCAGCGATGGAGCGCAAGGGTTTCGCTAAGCTGGTAGATCGACTTGAGGACGGTGACGTTCTGATCGTCACTAAGCTGGATCGCCTAGGCCGCAATGCCATGGACGTTCGTGCGACTGTGGAGGCGTTGGCAGCGCAAGGTGTAAGGGTGCACTGCCTTGCCCTTGGCGGGGTAGATCTCACTAGCGCAGCTGGGAAGATGACAATGGGCGTGCTGTCGGCGGTCGCTGAGTTCGAGCGGGACCTGCTGATCGAACGGACACAAGCTGGCCTTTCGCGTGCCAAGGCAGAGGGTAAGGCATTGGGTCGTCCTTCTGCACTCAATATGGAACAGAAGCAGCTCGTGATTGCCAGCCGCAGAGAGGGTGTATCTCTCGGAGCATTGGCGAAGCAGTTTGGCGTTAGCCGTGCGGCGATTCAGCGAATCGAGAAGCAGACTTAG